GATAAGATACGGCACATTCTAAAAGAGACCTCATAAAGGAGGATTTTAAATATGGCACATTAGACTCGCAATCCTCAAATAGGCAccgatttctttctctccaagtGCTCCACATTAATAAAGCGGGGATAACTTTCCAGACGGCCTGTTTGGAGTGTCCCTACCCTTTAGTCTTCCAAAAATGAAGCAGCTCTAGGATAtttctaggcatgacccacaaAACTCCGAATAAGTTGAGAACCAAGTGCCAGATCTTGTTAGGAAACTCACAATGGATGAGAAAATGGTTTACAGTCTCTTCGTTCTTTTTGCATAGGCAACACCAATTAACAAGAGTAAGACCCCACCTCCTAAAATTATAAATCGTGAGAATTTACCCGAAGCTGCCGTCCAAGTGAAAAAAGCAATGCGAGGTGGAgccttcaccttccaaatgcTCTTCCATGGGAATAGACAAGTCCAGACTATAAAGATTTATAGTAGCTCTTCACTTCAAATCCATGATTACATGCTGGGGTCCACAACATTCTATCTGTCTCCCACCGGATGGGTTTTCAAGGAGTACAAAAGGTCGAGGGATACGAAAAGGGACTCCAGCTCCCACCATCTCAAGGattaaaaactagaaaaaataaaactaggaTGTTTGCTCTATAGATTCATACAAAAGTCTAAAGGTTATGAActaaaatttgtaataaatcatCCAAGTTTGGGATGAAGCCACATCTGAATTTGCTTATAAATTATCCagataaaaaacataaatcaagTTTCTCAACTGATTTATGTTTCAAAAACATTATAACAACCTCCAATATACAAAAACAGAAGTCAAGCAATTCAAGAATAACCAATATGagaaattgttttttataattaagaATAACCAATATGagaaattgttttttataattaagGATAACCAATATGAGAAATGAGGCAAACAATATGAAAATTAGCTCTCTGACATACATTGTAATACTAAACACAAAAACAAGGAGTTTCACCTGCTTCCTTTTGAGACTGAGGAAGGGGAAAAAGGCCTGGAAAAGGAAAACCAGACTCCCCAGGGACCGGAACCTTTTCCAAACCCAAGTTGATGATTGCCTTGGTTCCTTCAGCCAAAGTTCTGCAACCTCCGAGCCTCTTCAAAGCCACATTAATGTATAATGTCAAATAGATGAGAAGCTTATCCGCGGAGCTCTTAATATCAAAGTTTCGGAAGAAAACATTGGCGCGAAAGAATGTGATTGCTTCATCGACAATATCAGTTCTATCTGCATATAAAGATACCTCAATATCcaaagacacacacacacacaaaataaataaataaatgaataaataaaaaacacccTACTcctactccttttttttttcacaaattctTTTTCATCCATGCTATGATTACCAATTTGTTATGTGTATGCGCTTAAATGTACCCACAaaaattatgtatattttttcaaattacatgtATCTGTCTATTCCATACATGGCAACTCTCATGGCTCAGCATGACATGagtataaaaattttatttgtattgctCTTCTAAGAGAATTAAGCAATGGAAACAGTGTTCAGCATAGACAAAAGACAAATTCAAGTAAAAACCTTGATCAGAAGCTGGAGCAGGACCCTTTATATGGCTTTTCAGAGGGAGTAGAGGGCACCCACAAGCATTAGTAATACCCTCTTCATCCACAAAACTAGAGTGATAAACCTGCCATCACAACCATCTCTTAATTTTCCCATTTCGGAAAATTAAAGTTCCACATTTGTTTATTCAatgcaaaaacagaaaaacaacaacctacaagaaaagaattccagtaatccaaaagaaaaaaacgtaTGAAGCTAACTGAATCAGCATCAAAATTGAAAGTTTATTACCGAAGTTCGATCCCATACCATGTTTCGCTTTTTCCAGATAAATTGATGTCTTACTACAACAACACAATCGGAGCTCAATAATCAGATTTTTCCAAAACAGCCCAATAATTCTGAAAAGAACATCATTGCGGCATAACATTAACGAGTCAATTTTcggataaaaatgaaaacagcCAAAGATCATCTAAAACTCAATGGAATTTAAAATTCAGGGTCTGAGATTACCTGAATTTATTTTCTCCCCTCTCTCTCGATCGGATCGGAAATGGACGGAACTATGAAAGGTGAAAAGCTCAATCGGACTGCCCTTAACGTGAATGGTGGTGGGAGGAAGTGCTCCGATAATTACATTACGAACTGAACGACACCCTTTCGGCTCTTTAACGACGCTTTTACGACAACCTTGTCGGTGTGAAGTGGGGGTGCGTCTTTCGTCGTTTAGGCAATGAACCGCTTCGCGTTCTCGGCAAGCAAAATAATGTCGTTTATTTGAACAGGTTTACGACAATCTGAAAGCTGTAGTTTTGGACAGACTTAAATAGTCAGTCATAGACGCAAATTcattcggttttttttttaaaaaaaaaataaataaataaataactttttggTCTACGAGCTTTACATTTTTCTCAAACTGTTTCatgaatttttaaaagtgacagAGGTTATGGTGCTTTCATCATTTATCGTTTTACTCATTTTGTTcatattccattaaaaaagatGATGGATTTTATGCCACGTGTTAACCATATAAGACTAATAAAACACAGCTAAATGTACATGCTTCCCACATTAGCatatcactttaaaaaaaatagacataaaaagcaaaaaaaaaaaaaaaaaaaaaaaaaaaaaaaaaaagcggaaGGTGGTGGTTGTGGACAGAAAGAGCCActatgggtggtggtggttCCTGGTGACCCAACCCCACCCTTGAGAAGGTGGTTCATAGGAAAAATCAACATACAACGTCCCACTCCCAAAAAAACatgaaagaaaatcaacacACATTGTTCCACTTCTTACTTTCTCAGTAACCAAACACAAAGACAAAACAAACATATAAAGTCAACTTTGTTTCTCGAAACTAACCGCGATGTCATAACCTAAAGGACAACATATAGCAAAGAGAGTGGGTTCGGAGATGGGCGTGACGCTGTCGGGTATGGGGGAGGTGGCGAATGGGTTGGGCACAGGGCCAGGTTTGGGTGACATACCGAAGAGCTGTGTGGTGTGCGTGTTCTTGTGTTACGGGCATTCGTAACAAGAGATGAAAAATCAACAAGAATGATAGATTTTGATAAGATAATTCGATGAATCTTATGCCTCCTAATTTTAAAGTTGTTTGAGGAACCTTAAACCTCCTAAAATAACTACTAGAGTTAAATCATAAACTTCtcgtatttttatttatcagCTCACGTTTAAATAGAAGATTACATAGTaagaatttaaataacataaatgGCAAATCTAATTCTAATGGGAGGcaaatcccttattttcttACTGGTGATATTGTTTTATGAgcaagtctctttattttcttaatagtGATAGTAAATCCATTATTCTCCTAAAGGGACAATACGATTTTTACCTTATCTAACAAGAGTTATGACTTACGaccaaaaccctaattctaaTTGGGCTGCTATCTTTTCACCAGGTTGTAGACTTGTAACACTTTTTTCTCCTTAAAatgaccttgtcctcaaggtccttGAATTATTTCTCAGATCGCTACTGACGTGGAGTATCATTACTGGAAGAAGGCAAAATAAATGAACTACAAGCTGGCACTTAAAGTTAACTCGCATTTGAAGACTCTATGGTTCCTGCAACTTGTTCCTTTCCCCTTCATTTTTGTGGTTTCTGTAACCGGTTCCtttccttccatttttttttcttgcttttgttGAAACTTATATGCCGCTTCTCTTGTCTTcttttttcacaattttttttctttttttagaccAAACAAAGAAGTcaaacttctttttcttctttctaatgAACCAGAAAACACGAAACACCGGCGAATGAGAGTTGAACGTGCGCACCAACTGGGTGATAACTGATGCGGGGCCACTTGAGGATATGCAGAAGCAGTGATTTGAGGTGCATTTGAGATGGAGGTTCTGGGATTTGTACTTGGGGTAGTGAAACATGAGCCGTTTGGTTTGTTGTCGCTGCTGAAAGGTCAGCGACGGGAGCTGTTTGTGAAAGTTTAGACACTGGGTAGTTGATTGTGGATTACGTCGGCAGGGGTGGCTGAGTTGGTGGAGGGAAGGTGCGCACCAACTGGGTGATAACTGATGCGGGGCCACTTGAGGATATGCAGAAGCAGTGATTTGAGGTGCATTTGAGATGGAGGTTCTGGGATTTGTACTTGGGGTAGTGAAACATGAGCCGTTTGGTTTGTTGTCGCTGCTGAAAGGTCAGCGACGGGAGCTGTTTGTGAAAGTTTAGACACTGGGTAGTTGATTGTGGATTACGTCGGCAGGGGTGGCTGAGTTGGTGGAGGGAAGGTCGCTGTTGAGAGtaaggttggcaatttttgacacaacccgcAACATGAaattatagggttagggtttaggctaAACGAGTTGGTGGGCTGACCCGTTTACAACTCGTTAAGTTTTCGAGTCACCCGTCAACTCGCGGGTTAACCCGCCAACccgtttacttattaaaaaaaattcagaagttACTAGacttagttttttaaaaaataaaaatgaataaatgctctttttttttttttttaaaaaaaaaaaaaaaaaaaaaaaaaaaaaaaaaaaaagagaagaagaagaaaagaagaagaaaagaagaagaagaagaaaagaagaagaaaagaagaagaagaagaagaagaagtaaataacttaaaacaaaaGCCATGATTCCCCAGCATTTGGGAacagagaaaaggaaaaaatctttaacaacaaaatcttttattttttaattaaaaaggaaaaaaaatctttaataaGGTCGGGTCGACATGACCCGTTAACTTAATCGTGTCGTGTCATGTTCAGGTTGCAAGTTTCAACCTGATTAATaatcgtgtcgggttcgggttgaccTAATTGGGTTGGCGAGTCAAGCGGGTTGACCCAAACTCGACAcgacaacccgaattgccaaccatTGTTCGGAGGTAGTTCTATGGTGGGTATTGGGCGACGATGTGGCTAACAGATGTGGTTGGTTGCGATTTTGAGGGCTTGCGACGGTGGGTATGGTTATTGGGGTTTTCTTTTAAGTGTTGGTGGGTTTTGGGTCCTTGCACAATATCGAGGCTGTGGTTTCTTTTGTTGGTTGTTTTTCAGGTAGATTTTCTAATAGTGAAGATGAGAGTGATATTGCTTGCTTGCGATATGCCTCAATGtcatctctccattgcttgaAAAACTGATCTGTCCACCGACGAAACTCTGCCAAGGATTCTTCAAAGAATCTGACAAACATGGTTGGCTTGATCCGTAATTGCAacgtggctctgataccaagttgttaTGGGCCTTTTTAACGAGTGATGAAAAATCAACAAGAATGATAGATTTGATAAGATAATTCGAGGAATCCTGGGCCTCCTAATTTTAGGGTAATTCAACACCTTAAACCTCCTAAAACAACTACTAGAGTTGAATCATAAActtctcatatttttattgatCAACTCTCATGTTTAAATAGAAGATTACATAGTAAGAATTGAAATAACGTAAATAGCAAATTTAATTCTAATGGgagacaaatcccttattttcttACTAGAgatattgctttatgagcaaaTCTCCTTATTTTCCTAGTATGGATAATAAATCCATTATTCTCCTAAAGGGACAATACGACTCTTACATTATCTAACAAGAGTTATGACTTATGACCAAAACCCTAATTATAATTGGGCTATCTTTTCACCCGGTTGTAAACCCGTACCATCCTGTATCTGAAGCTGCCGGAGATTTGCAATCTGGTAAGGCCGAATCGGGTGTTTCGGGGTGTGGTATCGTCAGACTTGGTCTAGGAGGCACAGTTGTTGCTGAACTACCAAGATATACTCAATCCATTGTTGGTTGAGCCTTACCAAAACCTGTCCAAGCTCAAAATCTATTGGTTTTACCTCCAAACCCCATTTGAAGTTATTCTCTGCcattttttggaaatttttatttcttttagggaAGACTAGGGTTTCTTATTTCCGTATTCATGGTTCCTTTTCTCTAGGGTACTCCTGTATCTTACAACCAATCATTTTAATAAGTTATTCCATgcattttgagaatttattattattattattttatgtgatttaattTGTCTAGGCATTACATTTGTCCAAACATTTTCTTAGAGAAGAAGTCAATGGCATCTCAGAGTGTCATAATTGCTAGGAACTACACCCCCATCACCCACCTGCTCTTTGCAAATGACCTGATCTTTTTTGCTAGATCTAATTCCTCTAAAGCTGCCATTGTTAAGGATTGTCTGGATATATACCTATTGCTCTTGGTCTAGCTAGGCCATAAACACGAGGAAATCTAATATTCACTTCAGTCTTTAATTGTTATTCTTGACCTTTTTCATTCCAAGAGAACCCCCATTAGATCCAATTATATGGTCCTTACTATCCTCTTCGACAAATCCAAGAAGGCAACTTTTGAAGATATCATTAACAAAGTTCAGAATAAATTTCCGGTTAGAGGGCCATACCCTATCTCAAGCTGGCAAGATTGTTTTAGTTAAATATGTTGCTTCTGTTATCCCCTCTTATATCATGAGCAACTTCTTGTTGCCTTCTTGACAAGCTTTTTAAGGACTTCGGTGGGGGTTTCCCATTGGAAAATCTAAAAACCTCACTCTTAAGTCCTAAAGCTCCTTGTAACAACCCTCCTCAACTGGTGGTCTTAGTTTCAGGCAGATGAAAGAAGCTAGCAAGGCCCTTGTTTCTATGATGGGGTGGAAGATATTGGGGATCATGCATATAAAGGGTAAGCGCAATGAAAACCAATGCCAAGAAAAATTttgcttcaagataaacaaaacTAGATTAAACAAATACACAAGTTCGTGATACTTACAATCGAATTTGGCATCTCTTAAGCATGTAGGGCTATTTAACTCTAGATGAAATtctccttgcatgttgaatgatcaAGAACATGTTCTTTACATTCATGATGTTCTTGATTAAACTTTCAGATCTTCTCTTTGAtaaagtgacctacacttttcatctgagttcacaatcttctcaagatttagagtaactgttataagtcgtcgtacacgtacatcattctttatCATAGTGTTGATAGTATGATGACACATGTAGCTCATTCggtgcatggcactaccttgCTATTACACTAACATATCAACACAAAGCCCTActtgcttctcctaatcaagatagattgTTGAGGTTGACATTTTATAATCTAGATGGATTTCTCAATTCCATTTACGACTGTAAATAATCTTTTATAAGTTACaaggacctatgactatgatattctttgtgataatctcattagtCACATCATAGTCAAATACAGTGTAACTAATGGACCTTACacgtatataatatgaaaatatttaaacatatatgtacatgtaaaataTCATTGTATATGTCCAATGTTAGATATCATACAGTTATAGAAAAGCATCATCAATGCATTGAagttttggacaccagtccCAACAAAAGATTCTCTCCAAAACTTACAACATCTGGGTGTCTCAATTAAAAAGTAAGTACCTAGGTAATAATAGCTTCATTTCCTCTCCCATCCTTGAAAACTGTTCCTAGCTTTGAAATGGCATCTTGAAAGTCAAACACATTATTGAGTCAAGAGTTTGCTACTAATTTAGCCATAACTCCCCTTACTATTTTAAGTTCCTTGGATTCCAGCATCTCCCTCTTTCAAACCTAACCCAAAGAATTCCAGCAGTCTTACTTCCCCTATCCTGACCAATTCTAATCTCATTGACTCCTCCACCAAAACTTGGTTATTTCCTCTAATCACTTCCCTTTTTTATGAACCTTGTGCCCTTAGGATCCTATACTCAGAATCCCCCTCAACCATGCCCCAAACAAGCTCATTTGGTCCCCTTCCCCCTCTGTGGATTCTCCACTAAATCTGCATATCTCCTCCAAGCTAACCTTAGACCCCGTACCCCTTTCCAGTCATTCTTGAAAAGCTCTCTGAAAGCTCAATCTCAATAAAAGAGTGAAGCTCTTTCTCTGGAAATTAGTCTGGAATATCATTCCTACCaaggtacatatatataatcttttctCCCACCTTCCATCTCCTTTGCCCCCCTTTTCAAATCTAATAAAACATCTTTAGTGCACATTTTCACTAACTTTGCTCGAGTGTGTGGAGGGAATCTTTTTGACTTCTTGGCACTCTAGCCCTTGGGATCTCCAATCTTGTTAATTGAATCAATCTAATTCTCCCACTTGGTAAGATTCTGAATATTCCTAAGGAAGACAAACACATGTTCCAAATTTTTACCTCGGTGGCTTTTGACATGTTCCAAAGCCTATCATGAAGGCAAAATCCCGGATGCACTAGCTTTGACCAAATCGATCAAGAAGCTCTTTCTAGAATACAACTCTACATGGGGCTATAAGACTCATTCTCCCTTGGTTGAGAGATGGGCTCGTCCTTTTTTAGAAGCTCTCaagattaattttgatatcGCAATCTGAAACTCCTTCTCAATCCAAGTTGTTGTCTGTAGGAACTCTTCTAGCCTTATAATCAAAGTTGTCTCTGAAGTTAGCCCCCTTGCGACCCCAACACAAGCAAGGCTTTGGCATCCCTACTTGCTGTCAAACTGGTCATCTTCGTCCATGTGCAGAAGTTCATTTTTTAGGGAAACTCTCAGGTAGTCATCCTAGCTCTCAACCACACCAACCTCACATTTGGCTAGCGAATTTCTCCTATTTTTTATGATGCTTTATCCTTTCTcatctcttctctttcttggaAAGGTAGGAAAATCAATAGAAGTGCCCACCCATTTCACGGCTAGATGAGTTACCTCCATAAATTTTTTCTGGATGCATTCTCACTTCCTCTTTTTTCCCACCAATCCATTTTAACTTTCCATATTTTCAAATATTAgttgaaaaagaataaaatgaaggaaaaattaataaactaatTCCAAGAATTTGGATTTGTACTAAATTGATCCCtaagctaaaaaaaattattttaaagctCTTTATTGTAGCTTTTTGTATGAAATCGATCATTCCTTCCAATTCTAACTATTTGTATGACGAAGTCCTTGTAAAGTTATATTTTTAccctctaaatttttattttttttaaaaatacaaaataatacaaaacaaaatttaaagaaaaggtTGCACATAAGAGTATAAAGCATCAGAGAGTGAAAGGGTTTTACCCGAAGTTAGCATTAGGAGAGCTTTCCCTTTACCTACCACGGGTACGGACGTATTGTCTCTCACGATCACCCACTCGGTGTTTTTCTCCACCGATGTGTAGGACAATAAGTTTTCTTTATTTCCACAGTTATGCCTAGTAGTTGCGGAATCTACCACCCATCCTTTTACTTTCGTGATCATGTGAGCTTCGGATACCAACACTACAATGATCTCCTCAACTTCCGTCGCATttggcttttttctttttttctttttcttttttctttttttatattgatcctttgtttttgttggtAGCCCTTTGCCTACACACAGCCGCATAATGACCTGCTTTGCCACTGATAAAAtaatttccctttttcttttgtatttaaGCATGGGGTGCATTGactttcttcttattattattccaaatttttcttttgggcTTATAGTCAAATTTCCCGTAGTGTTGTGGAGGCCTACTCGGTCTCTTTTCCACTCAATTAGCTTTGGAAACAATCTCCCTAACTTTGTTAACCTTCTCCAAGAACCTATTCATTTATTCTATTTGAATGTAATATGGTTTGTTGAAGACTCGTGAaagtcttcttttttgtttgaaatggaGTATGTACTTCCAACAGTCTGATAATTTTTCAACATGACATTGGGTCACAAAGCTTTCAGGTAGACCATCACCCTCTTAGGCCAATTCGGTAACTATGTTATTaaacttgaaaataatttattgacttctaatttaaaccaagtgtgtgtttgtgtgcaaacaaatatcttaaatgcggaatttaaatgagacagatatttgttacgaagtggaaactttatGAAGAGAACAAACCACtctggagcagccaaacccaggaaatccactatccaaaaacaaagctagttacaagacactcgtctcacataaccttatgcagtagtcatacctttaactctgacgtgtagcccaacacgaacgcttcccaaccagatcttccacctgaaggggtttttgatagattcatttaccttagggccaactcctaagatagacttcacacgaacacttgaacacacactggcaccggcttgagagctagcggatcttcgattctccctaaacaccctctcaaagcactatggaattcaccaccaaattttgtacaaaacacaaacctAGAGCCccatatttataggctttaagagaccttaAAAGCTGCTGAAAATCGGACTCTGTttgtcgagcgtccggatggaagttagcccTTCCGGacagttttctgcgatatcttTCAAAAACTGCGTAATTCAATCTTTATCAagtttgcgtccggacggcttgaccgagtgtccggacggtcttcactgaaatcctttccacgttcgaacggaaatctagagttatctgaattattggatatcatccggacgtgttgccttgtcgtccagacggattgCAGAAACTGCCCAaacagtgtcaacttctgagaacagactccttgttgaatactgattgaccgagcgtccgaacggtgttgctctgacgtccggatgtcttcaatgtttatctgtaagacactgcggggtgtccggacggttgcacaggaaccgactgatttgtcttggtttttgcaacGAACACTTCATGGGTATCTTCTAcaagcttgtgaacagtaaatgtctctatgtatgaagattccaatttaaAAACCGACTGTCAAATATCTGAAGATTGGAAAAACCGACTGtcctgcaaccattacataaagtgtttttgttttaaccagaatgtagctaataaaaatactaacaaactccccctttggccattctgggacaaaaacacttgaccggtttggaaatacatttccggtctaaACACCAAATataatcaaaaattactccccctttttgtcacacaatgacaaagggtaaacaaagtatgaaattaaaaccataagtgtttaagcagtacacaaagtgtcaacataaatttaaaattgttcgaaaaataagacaagaacaacaaaaaataaacactcaatcatcatcatcattcagcTTGGGATGATGATATTTCAGGCACTCCTTTATGTCGATCTGGCTCTACTCGACATGCTCCCCTATAAGATTTACTTCCCACTGAAGAGCTGACATGGAAGTCATGACCTATGCAAAAGCAGCCTCAATGTCAAAAGAGGGAGGCATAGcctgagatgatgatgatgtggcTACTGTAGGGagatctggtggaggctgaggaacaacGCCTTGAGCCTCGTGCCgcaactgggcattagacttcatgagagtctgtatgccaaggggatctggAATCCGTGAGCGGGGCTCCGAGTCTGAAATGTCTGGCACGACCCGaaggcagatttgagtgatcaaacacccaaaagagagactcttgttcttctcatctcgaacctcgagcatagtgtgcaagatgcgCTTGCACATGCAAAACGGAGTCTGCATCACTATGGCATacagaagggtggccttcttgagagtcaGCTCACTCCgtcgagcttgaggccaaagatCTGTCACCACAACTTTTGCTAAAAAGCGGTGtataggagcaaaagcactgatgttgatctgggagtgggacttgtcctcacgctatggtctcgtcccaaagaagtcatggagaaaatcaatgctgggagcctcatcaggaaaCGGAGCTCCAGAGACTGGGAGAACAGGGACCCCGATCACAGAACCGATAAGCTGAAGGTCTATCAAAATAGTctggcctctgaccatagtctgcatgatcagtccacgatcatcatcctgagtgacgatcatatggccataaaattcccACACCAGTATGGAAAATGCCTCGCAGGCACAGTTGTACAGGTACTCCCAGTTGTTCTCCAGGAGCATCTGTGCAATAGGAAGCAGAACTAGGTCACACAAATCTGCTCAGAGAAGATTCCGCTCAGATAAGACCTGTCAGGATTACATACAGTGCACCTGGTCTGCAATTGATTCCTCAATTCTTTGCCTGGCTCGGGGAGGAGAATTGTCTGAAGACATAATTTctagacacaaaaaaaaaaaaaaaaaaaaaatcacaaacacaaatccataaaaacattaatttcaattagttcaaaaaaaatttgggcattataacagctgtaaaatggactaccCAAAAATTTTACAATATCAAGAAAACACAGCCCTAACATATAGAGAACCAAATAGACATAATCTCAACCTAGCTAATAgtatattttcagaaaaaaaatacatattaaactcaaactAGTATACACCTAACAATAACCTATTTTAAGcaagaaaacttaaaataagGTAGGAAAAGAGTACAAGAATATACTCAGGGTGGAGAAAAAATCCAAAGACAACACATGCACGTGAGAACTATGCATAAAAAGTACTAGAAAAacgcacaagacgacaaaacaacacaaaaggAGGCCAAAAAGTGAGCTGCGGGGCGGGGAGAAAacgatttaaccctacagggttcatcGTAGGGACGGAACATAAGTAACGTCCGGACGTTGTGCCACATAAACGGTTGCGAAAACACGGCTGTCCGGACAAGAACCATAAATGTCCGGACGAAGAAACCGTATCGTCCGGACAACCAGAATATCCGTCCAGACTTTCAGGataaccgtccagacgtccccaaacataccgtccggacgcttcacagaaaaaaaatctgaaaaagagaggaaaaagagcagaaaaatatttccaaaaacaatttccagagcacgcatgtatataacactgatatcttagttcaattagcatttttttaaaaaaaaaaatacaagatataattgagagttatgttTTAATCATCACAATAATTTCCCTGCGGaagaacatttttcaatagaaaacttaactcaagcaatgcgtgtgtgtgtgaaggctttctcaataaggtatgaagtatgctgatatgacttaaaacacccggattcttcaaagaagagagaaaatcaatgttagatcagtcaaaagtcaaaccttattatgctagggcctagttaccctcatctgatacactccccctaagctgcaaaacttttcttttactatgtcttttagtgaccgtttattttcgcaatgatgtggtcactgactttttctttagggacaagatcaagaacagatttagcataagcagtggatctttttatttatccatgtttatttagttttgaatgccttttatcacttggtgctgtaccctagaaagaatgccagagtttatgggttctaggttcaactagcgagttggtcaaattgaccatcttggcaaaaatctctcccataaaaaaaaaaaaaaaaaaaaaatccaaaagcttcaagtcagaggagagacacaaataccttaggagagccttggatagtgcacatttttcatcgcaaga
The Alnus glutinosa chromosome 14, dhAlnGlut1.1, whole genome shotgun sequence genome window above contains:
- the LOC133857300 gene encoding actin-related protein 2/3 complex subunit 3 isoform X1, whose translation is MVWDRTSVYHSSFVDEEGITNACGCPLLPLKSHIKGPAPASDQDRTDIVDEAITFFRANVFFRNFDIKSSADKLLIYLTLYINVALKRLGGCRTLAEGTKAIINLGLEKVPVPGESGFPFPGLFPLPQSQKEAELLRNYLKQIREETSGRLLSVAYRPNGTPNKWWLAFAKRKFMNIIVP
- the LOC133857300 gene encoding actin-related protein 2/3 complex subunit 3 isoform X2; the protein is MVYHSSFVDEEGITNACGCPLLPLKSHIKGPAPASDQDRTDIVDEAITFFRANVFFRNFDIKSSADKLLIYLTLYINVALKRLGGCRTLAEGTKAIINLGLEKVPVPGESGFPFPGLFPLPQSQKEAELLRNYLKQIREETSGRLLSVAYRPNGTPNKWWLAFAKRKFMNIIVP